A genomic region of Pseudomonas frederiksbergensis contains the following coding sequences:
- a CDS encoding polysaccharide biosynthesis tyrosine autokinase: MQQAPVVNVREDDNDEIDLLGMFGTLIDHKWLIAAITGAFMVMGAAYAVLATPVFQANALLQVEAKKNDLLGFSDIGSMLGKESPSATEIELIQSRSVIGKTVDTLKLDSVIQPMYFPVIGEFLARRFKNNNPGEIADAWLGLSSFAWGGESLKLFKLDLPDSQLGKKLTLTVGEQGHYTLVDEDDKLLAASQAGQLFEQNGVTFEIEELRANPGTRFRIIRHSRLTSILDYQEALDVSERGKESGMIGLALESTDPDQAIKILNEISEIYVRQNVERTSAEAAQSLAFLKEQLPVVKKDLEKAGNALNEYQTRRKSVDITLETKAILDQIVGLDTSISELKLQQAEMDRKFTRQHPAYRALLTQIGELSSKQKSLATKVEGLPSTQQELLSLTRDVEVGTAIYTQLLNKSQELDVLRAGTVGNVRVIDIADVNFLKPVKPKKALIVLVATILGGFLAVALVLVRKALNRGLESPEAIEQLGLPVYASIPYSILQKAEEEKVSRGRGRPGVGSSLLAISHPTDLAVEALRSLRTSLHFAMHEADNNRLMISGPSPQVGKTFVSVNLAVVIAQTGLRVLLIDVDMRKGYLHKVLGVASDNGLSDILARRCDMATAIHKTEIENFDFVSRGQIPPNPSELLMHANFSALLEQASELYDLVILDTPPLLAVTDAAIVGRLSGTNLIVARYGLNPAKEIELTVRRFSQNGIAIKGAIFNGVEKKTSTKYGYSDYGYYHYAYASDKS, encoded by the coding sequence ATGCAGCAAGCGCCAGTAGTCAACGTGCGGGAAGACGACAATGACGAGATTGATCTTCTCGGTATGTTTGGGACACTCATCGACCATAAATGGCTGATTGCCGCGATTACCGGCGCCTTCATGGTGATGGGGGCCGCGTATGCGGTGCTGGCGACGCCAGTGTTTCAGGCGAACGCGTTGCTGCAGGTTGAAGCGAAAAAGAACGACTTGTTGGGCTTCTCGGATATCGGCAGCATGCTGGGCAAGGAGTCTCCTTCGGCCACCGAGATCGAGTTGATCCAGTCCCGTTCGGTGATCGGTAAAACCGTCGACACGTTGAAACTTGATAGTGTCATACAGCCGATGTACTTCCCTGTCATTGGTGAGTTTCTTGCTCGCCGATTCAAGAATAACAACCCCGGTGAAATAGCCGATGCCTGGTTAGGGCTGAGCAGTTTCGCCTGGGGAGGGGAGTCGCTGAAGCTATTCAAACTGGACCTTCCCGATTCGCAACTGGGCAAGAAGTTGACCCTGACGGTGGGTGAACAGGGTCATTACACCCTGGTGGATGAAGATGACAAACTGTTGGCGGCCAGCCAGGCGGGACAACTGTTCGAGCAAAATGGCGTCACGTTTGAAATAGAGGAGCTGCGCGCCAATCCTGGAACTCGCTTCAGAATCATCCGTCACTCCCGCCTGACCAGTATCCTCGACTATCAAGAGGCACTGGATGTCTCCGAGCGTGGAAAAGAGTCGGGCATGATTGGTCTGGCGTTGGAAAGTACCGATCCGGATCAGGCGATCAAGATACTTAATGAAATTTCCGAGATTTATGTCCGGCAAAACGTAGAGCGTACTTCGGCAGAGGCAGCGCAGAGTCTGGCATTTCTTAAAGAGCAACTTCCGGTGGTCAAAAAGGACCTGGAAAAAGCCGGAAATGCCTTGAATGAATACCAGACTCGCCGCAAGTCCGTGGATATCACACTCGAAACCAAGGCCATTCTCGATCAGATTGTCGGCCTGGATACCAGCATCTCCGAGTTGAAGTTGCAGCAAGCCGAAATGGACCGGAAATTCACCCGCCAACATCCTGCTTATCGCGCATTGTTGACCCAGATCGGCGAGTTGAGCAGCAAGCAGAAAAGCCTGGCGACAAAGGTGGAAGGCCTTCCCTCCACCCAGCAGGAACTGCTGAGTCTTACCCGGGATGTAGAGGTCGGTACGGCCATTTATACCCAACTGCTGAACAAGTCTCAGGAACTGGATGTGCTGCGGGCGGGGACTGTCGGTAACGTGCGCGTGATCGATATCGCGGACGTCAATTTCCTCAAGCCGGTCAAACCCAAAAAAGCCTTGATTGTATTGGTCGCGACGATTCTCGGCGGATTCCTGGCGGTGGCCCTGGTGCTGGTACGCAAGGCACTGAACCGTGGACTCGAAAGCCCGGAAGCCATCGAACAACTGGGTTTGCCGGTGTACGCGTCGATTCCCTACAGCATCCTGCAGAAGGCCGAAGAGGAGAAAGTCTCCCGCGGACGAGGACGTCCTGGAGTCGGTTCATCATTGCTGGCCATCAGTCACCCCACCGATCTGGCGGTCGAGGCGCTGCGCAGTCTGCGTACCAGCCTGCACTTCGCCATGCACGAGGCGGACAATAACCGGTTGATGATTTCCGGCCCCAGCCCCCAGGTAGGCAAAACGTTCGTATCGGTCAACCTGGCGGTGGTGATTGCGCAAACCGGGTTGCGGGTACTGCTGATCGATGTCGACATGCGCAAGGGCTATCTGCACAAAGTGTTGGGCGTAGCTTCGGACAACGGGCTCTCCGATATCCTGGCCCGACGCTGCGATATGGCTACCGCGATCCATAAGACTGAAATCGAAAACTTTGATTTTGTCAGTCGTGGCCAGATCCCGCCCAATCCTTCCGAGTTGCTGATGCACGCCAATTTCAGCGCGCTATTGGAGCAGGCGAGTGAGCTTTACGATCTGGTGATTCTCGATACGCCACCGCTACTGGCCGTGACGGATGCTGCAATCGTCGGGCGCCTGTCCGGGACCAATCTGATTGTCGCGCGCTATGGCCTGAACCCGGCGAAGGAAATCGAGTTGACGGTCCGCAGATTCTCCCAGAACGGTATTGCCATTAAAGGTGCGATTTTTAATGGGGTGGAGAAAAAGACCTCCACTAAATATGGCTACAGTGATTATGGTTATTATCACTATGCCTATGCGTCCGACAAAAGTTGA